CTTGACCCCAAAACCGATAGCATTTTGCTGTATGTGGAAGGGATTCACGATGCACGTGGGTTCATGAGCGGTTTGCGCACGGCTTCGCGCATGAAGCCGGTGATTGTGTTGAAAGCCGGGCGTTACGAGGAAGGTTCGCGTGCAGTAATGTCGCACACGGGCGCAATTGTAGGCGGCGATGATGCCTTTGATGCCGCGTTGGAACGTGCCGGTGTAGTTCGTGCTAATACCATTGCGCAACTGTTTTCAGCGGCACAAATCCTTTCTTCCGGCATTCGTGTGCAGCAAGACCGTTTGCTGATTATTACCAATGGCGGCGGCCCTGGGGTAATGGCGACGGATCGGGCGGTGGAAATGGGTTTGCGCATGGCGGAGCTTTCCCCCACGACGTTGGCAGAGTTGAACAAGGTATTGCCATTCACTTGGTCGCACGGCAATCCGGTGGATATTCTCGGTGATGCTGACCCAGAACGTTACGCCGCTGCGCTGAAAATCTGTATGCAGGATGAGAGTATCGACGGCATTCTGGTGATGTTGACTCCACAAGCCATGACCGACCCCGCCGGGGTCGCCACCACTGTCATCAACAGTTGTGACACCAGCAAAAAAGGCAAACCTTGCAAACCGATTCTCACTTGTTGGATGGGCGAACAACAAGTAGCTACCGGACGCCAGCTATTGGCGGAAGCCGGTGTGCCGCATTTTCGCACGCCCGAAGCAGCGGTCGAAGCGTTTGCTTACCTCACTCAATACCGCAGCAATCAGAAATTGCTGATGCAAGTGCCGCCGTCGGTGCAGGAGCAAAAAACCGAGCCGGATGTGGACGGGGCGCGGTTAATCATCGAAAGCGTGTTGGCAGAAGGGCGGCGTTCGCTTTCCACCACCGAATCCCGTGCGATTTTGTCGGCGTTTCGTATTCCTGCATTGCCGACCATTTTGGTACGTAGTCCGGCAGAAGCTTTGGTGGCTGCGGAATCCTTGGGTTATCCGGTGGTGCTGAAAATCAGTTCCCCCGACATTCACCACAAGTCGGATGTGGATGGAGTGCGCCTCAACGTTGCCAGCGCCCACGCGGTACGTAGCGTTTACCAAGAATTGCTGGAAACCACCCGTCGTAATTTGCCAGAAGCGCGGATTGATGGTGTGACCGTGGAAAGCATGTACCACAGCAATTCCTCACGTGAACTGATGATCGGCGTGGTGCGTGACCCAGTATTTGGTCCGGTGATCAGTTTCGGCATGGGCGGCACGTCGGTGGAAATTCACCGTGACCGTGCGGTGGCGTTGCCGCCGTTGAACGATTACATGATCAAGAAAACCGTGTGCCGTACCCGCGTGGCACGTTTGCTGGGTAAATTCCGCAATATGCCGTCGATCCATTTCGATGCCTTGTGGAAAGTGATGCAGCGCGTCTCGGAAATGGTGTGTGAATTACCAGAAATAGTGGAAATGGACATCAATCCGCTGATGGCGGATGCTAACGGGGTGATGGCGGTGGATGCGCGTTTCATCATCAACTACCCGCCGACCACGGCGCGGCGTTATGATCACATGGCGATTCACCCTTACCCGAATGATTTGGTGAAGCGCCTGCAACTGGCGGATGGGACGGATATTGTGATTCGCCCAATTCGCCCCGAAGACGCGGAAATGGAGCAGGAATTCGTGCGTAACCTGTCGAAAGAATCGCGTTACATGCGTTTCATGCAGTCATTGCGTGAACTCACGCCTGACATGCTGGTGCGTCTTACGCAAATTGATTATGACCGTGAAATGGCGTTTCTGGCACTGACGCGCCAAGATGGGCAGGATGTGGAAATGGGGGTGGCGCGTTACGCGATTAACCCCGATAAAATGAGCTGTGAATTTGCGCTGGTAATTGCCGATGAATGGCAGAACCGGGGCTTGGGTGGTTTGATGATGCAAACCTTGATTGATGCGGCACGGGCGAAAGGCTTGCGCACCATTGAGGGCGAGGTATTGCCACATAACCATGGGATGCTGAAATTGATGCAGCGTTTGGGGTTTACCCGTCATCAGGATGGGATGGACGATGGTGTAGTCATGGTGAGTAAACGCTTAGGAGATACCTGTTGCTAACAGAGAATAGCGCTGCATCGGCGATACCGGTGATAATGACATTGGCGGGGCATGACCCCACGGGTGGGGCAGGCATTCAGGCGGATAGCGAGGCGATTGCGAGTCAAGGCTGTCATGCGGTGAGTGTCATTACCTGTTTGACGGTGCAAGATACGTGCAATGTGCAACGCATTGAGCCGCTGGCGGATTATTTGATCGAGCAACAAGCGGAGGCGTTGTTGGCGGATATGCCGATTGCGGCGTTCAAAATTGGTCTGCTGGGCAGTGTTGACGTGGTGCAGGCGGTGCATCGTATTT
The window above is part of the Thiothrix winogradskyi genome. Proteins encoded here:
- a CDS encoding bifunctional acetate--CoA ligase family protein/GNAT family N-acetyltransferase is translated as MSHHYLNQLFAPQSVAVFGASEREKAVGTVVFQNLLSAGFKGALYPINPKHSEIQGQTAYPNLVALNKPVDLAVVATPAATVPGIIRQCGEHGVKGVVVVSAGFAEAGNRGKRLQKDITDIVRQYAMHIIGPNCLGIMRPSVGLNATFSRNQAQAGNLALVSQSGAMCTAILDWAATQGIGFSTVITLGDTADVDFGDTLDYLALDPKTDSILLYVEGIHDARGFMSGLRTASRMKPVIVLKAGRYEEGSRAVMSHTGAIVGGDDAFDAALERAGVVRANTIAQLFSAAQILSSGIRVQQDRLLIITNGGGPGVMATDRAVEMGLRMAELSPTTLAELNKVLPFTWSHGNPVDILGDADPERYAAALKICMQDESIDGILVMLTPQAMTDPAGVATTVINSCDTSKKGKPCKPILTCWMGEQQVATGRQLLAEAGVPHFRTPEAAVEAFAYLTQYRSNQKLLMQVPPSVQEQKTEPDVDGARLIIESVLAEGRRSLSTTESRAILSAFRIPALPTILVRSPAEALVAAESLGYPVVLKISSPDIHHKSDVDGVRLNVASAHAVRSVYQELLETTRRNLPEARIDGVTVESMYHSNSSRELMIGVVRDPVFGPVISFGMGGTSVEIHRDRAVALPPLNDYMIKKTVCRTRVARLLGKFRNMPSIHFDALWKVMQRVSEMVCELPEIVEMDINPLMADANGVMAVDARFIINYPPTTARRYDHMAIHPYPNDLVKRLQLADGTDIVIRPIRPEDAEMEQEFVRNLSKESRYMRFMQSLRELTPDMLVRLTQIDYDREMAFLALTRQDGQDVEMGVARYAINPDKMSCEFALVIADEWQNRGLGGLMMQTLIDAARAKGLRTIEGEVLPHNHGMLKLMQRLGFTRHQDGMDDGVVMVSKRLGDTCC